In Clostridium sp. DL-VIII, the following proteins share a genomic window:
- a CDS encoding PFL family protein, with the protein MNTNNILETIKMIEEEKLDVRTITMGISLLDCIDPDGNKARTKIYDKITKSAERLVEVGRQIETEFGIPIVNKRVSITPMSIIAGATDETDYVEFARTLDRAAETLGIDFLGGFSALVQKGCTKGDKILIKSIPEALAVTKKVCASVNVGCTKSGINMNAVRDMAEVIKRTAELTKDTKGFGCAKLVVFANAVEDNPFMAGAFHGVGEAERIINVGVSGPGVVKRALEKVRGESFDIVAETIKQTAFKVTRMGELVANEASKRLGVPFGIVDLSLAPTPAVGDSVAEILEEIGLEQVGTHGTIAALAMLNDAVKKGGVMACSHVGGLSGAFIPVSEDAGMIDAVISGSLNLEKLEGMTCVCSVGLDMIAIPGDTPASTIAGMIADEAAIGVINNKTTAVRIIPAPGCKVGDMVEFGGLLGRAPVMKVNGKTSELFANRGGRIPAPIHSFKN; encoded by the coding sequence ATGAATACTAATAATATACTTGAAACTATAAAGATGATTGAAGAAGAAAAACTTGATGTAAGAACGATAACAATGGGGATTTCGTTACTTGATTGTATAGATCCAGATGGAAACAAAGCTAGAACTAAAATATATGATAAGATTACAAAGTCAGCAGAACGCTTGGTTGAAGTTGGTAGGCAAATTGAAACTGAATTTGGAATTCCAATAGTAAATAAAAGAGTTTCAATAACTCCAATGTCAATAATAGCAGGGGCTACAGATGAAACTGATTATGTTGAATTTGCAAGAACTTTAGACAGAGCAGCTGAAACTTTAGGAATTGATTTCTTAGGAGGATTTTCAGCTTTAGTTCAAAAGGGATGCACTAAAGGGGATAAGATTTTAATAAAATCAATTCCAGAAGCTTTAGCTGTAACAAAGAAAGTTTGTGCATCAGTTAATGTTGGATGTACTAAATCAGGAATAAATATGAATGCAGTAAGGGATATGGCAGAAGTTATAAAGAGAACTGCTGAACTTACTAAGGATACAAAAGGCTTTGGATGTGCTAAGCTTGTTGTATTTGCAAATGCAGTTGAAGATAATCCATTTATGGCAGGAGCTTTCCATGGTGTTGGAGAAGCTGAAAGAATTATAAATGTTGGAGTGAGCGGACCTGGAGTTGTAAAGAGAGCCCTTGAAAAGGTTCGAGGAGAATCTTTTGATATTGTTGCTGAAACTATTAAGCAAACTGCATTTAAAGTCACAAGAATGGGTGAATTGGTTGCAAATGAAGCATCAAAGAGATTAGGCGTACCTTTTGGTATAGTTGATTTATCTTTAGCACCAACTCCGGCTGTTGGTGATTCAGTTGCTGAAATTTTAGAAGAGATAGGTCTTGAACAGGTTGGAACTCATGGTACAATTGCAGCACTTGCAATGCTTAATGATGCAGTTAAAAAAGGTGGAGTTATGGCTTGTAGTCATGTAGGTGGCTTGAGCGGAGCTTTCATACCGGTATCGGAAGATGCAGGAATGATAGATGCAGTAATAAGTGGATCATTAAACTTAGAAAAACTAGAAGGTATGACCTGCGTGTGCTCAGTTGGTCTTGATATGATAGCAATCCCAGGAGATACGCCTGCATCAACAATAGCAGGTATGATTGCTGATGAAGCAGCAATTGGAGTTATCAATAATAAAACTACAGCTGTTAGAATTATACCAGCTCCAGGATGTAAGGTAGGCGATATGGTTGAATTTGGTGGACTTTTAGGTAGAGCACCTGTGATGAAGGTAAATGGAAAAACATCAGAATTATTCGCAAATAGAGGCGGAAGAATCCCAGCGCCTATACATTCATTTAAAAATTAA
- a CDS encoding YgiQ family radical SAM protein produces MTSEKKFLPISKKDMRERGWDECDFIIVTADAYIDHHSFGTAIISRVLEANGYKVGIIPQPDWKSLYDFQRLGRPKYAFLVNAGNMDSMVNHYTVSKKLREKDLYSPGGEMGHRPDRATIVYCNKIREAYKDVDIVIGGIEASLRRFAHYDYWSDKVRKSMLVDSNADLLIYSMGEKQIVAVAESLKNKVRAKDITYVRGTCYLTESLDDIQDYIEIPSYKEVCDDKYKYAQASRIEDEEQDSVRGRIIVQKHGNKYLVQNVPETPLNREELDDVYNLPYMRNYHPVYEAKGGIPAIEEVKFSTVSSRGCFGDCKFCAITFHQGRVVQSRSKESILKEIEEITEMPDFKGYIHDVGGPTANFRKPACSKQLAFGACKGKECLSPDVCKNMEVDHTEYLELLRAIRKVPKVKKAFVRSGLRYDYIMADKDDTFFKELVEHHVSGKLKVAPEHISKDVLKYMGKPAGETYDRFVAKFEKITKKLGKKQYIIPYLMSSHPGSTLKCAVELAEYLRDINYQPEQVQDFYPTPGTLATTMYYTGLDPMTMKEVYVPKSKHEKAMQRALLQFKNPKYYTLVYEALTEAGRTDLIGNDTRCLIKDKSNKSKNNTYNKYKESKTNGKSNKNTIYREIKNKQPNHKNKKHKSRTEVKYK; encoded by the coding sequence ATGACAAGTGAAAAGAAGTTTTTGCCCATAAGTAAAAAGGATATGAGAGAAAGAGGCTGGGATGAATGTGATTTCATAATTGTTACAGCTGATGCATATATAGATCATCATAGTTTTGGAACTGCAATTATCTCAAGGGTTCTTGAAGCTAATGGATATAAAGTTGGTATTATACCACAGCCGGATTGGAAAAGTCTTTATGATTTTCAGAGGCTCGGAAGACCTAAATATGCATTTTTGGTTAATGCGGGAAATATGGACTCTATGGTTAATCATTATACTGTAAGTAAAAAACTTAGAGAGAAAGATCTATACTCTCCAGGTGGAGAAATGGGCCATAGACCGGATAGAGCAACTATTGTATATTGTAATAAAATAAGAGAAGCGTATAAAGATGTAGATATCGTTATTGGTGGAATAGAAGCCAGCCTTAGAAGATTTGCTCATTATGATTATTGGAGCGATAAAGTAAGAAAGTCAATGTTAGTTGATAGTAACGCTGATCTTTTGATTTACAGCATGGGTGAAAAGCAAATTGTAGCTGTTGCAGAAAGCTTAAAAAATAAAGTGCGTGCAAAGGATATTACTTATGTAAGAGGAACTTGTTATCTGACTGAAAGTTTAGATGATATTCAAGATTATATTGAAATTCCTTCGTACAAAGAAGTTTGTGATGATAAATACAAATATGCGCAGGCTAGCAGAATTGAAGATGAAGAGCAAGATTCGGTTAGAGGACGCATTATTGTACAAAAGCATGGAAATAAATATTTAGTTCAGAATGTTCCTGAGACGCCTTTAAATAGAGAGGAATTGGATGATGTATATAATCTTCCATACATGAGAAATTATCATCCTGTTTATGAAGCAAAAGGCGGAATACCAGCTATTGAGGAAGTTAAGTTCAGCACAGTAAGTTCAAGAGGCTGTTTTGGCGATTGTAAATTTTGTGCTATAACATTTCATCAAGGACGAGTGGTTCAAAGCAGAAGTAAAGAATCGATATTAAAAGAGATTGAAGAAATAACTGAAATGCCAGATTTTAAAGGATATATACATGATGTTGGAGGACCTACTGCAAACTTTAGAAAGCCAGCCTGCAGCAAACAATTAGCTTTTGGAGCATGTAAGGGGAAAGAGTGCTTATCACCAGATGTATGCAAAAACATGGAAGTTGATCATACTGAATATTTGGAGCTCCTTAGAGCTATAAGGAAAGTTCCTAAAGTTAAAAAAGCATTTGTACGTTCTGGTCTTAGATATGATTACATTATGGCTGATAAAGATGATACATTCTTTAAAGAATTAGTTGAACATCATGTAAGTGGAAAGCTAAAAGTAGCTCCAGAACATATATCTAAAGATGTTCTAAAATATATGGGTAAGCCAGCAGGCGAGACATATGATAGATTTGTAGCTAAGTTTGAAAAAATAACAAAAAAGCTTGGTAAAAAGCAATACATAATTCCGTATTTGATGTCATCTCATCCTGGAAGTACTTTAAAATGTGCTGTTGAACTTGCGGAGTACTTAAGAGATATTAATTATCAGCCAGAGCAGGTACAAGATTTTTATCCAACACCAGGAACGTTAGCAACTACAATGTATTATACAGGGCTTGATCCAATGACAATGAAGGAAGTTTATGTGCCTAAGAGTAAGCATGAAAAGGCTATGCAGAGAGCACTTCTTCAGTTTAAAAATCCTAAATATTATACCTTGGTATACGAAGCCTTAACAGAGGCAGGACGAACAGATTTAATTGGAAATGATACTAGATGTCTTATAAAGGATAAAAGTAACAAGTCGAAGAATAATACATATAATAAATATAAAGAAAGCAAAACAAATGGTAAGAGTAATAAAAATACTATTTATAGAGAAATTAAAAATAAACAGCCTAATCATAAGAATAAAAAGCATAAAAGTAGAACAGAAGTTAAATATAAATAG
- a CDS encoding AEC family transporter — translation MGEILIKAFSFVLIIILGYVFKRRGLFESKDYKIVTKIIMNITLPCALITGFANFKMDNSMLFIILFGFLANIIMSSIGFILARNKDNKEKAFNMLNLAGYNIGCFTLPYVQSFLGPYAVGIASLFDTGNSIMCTGGTYAIASGIAGEGGKQSIKGFLKKMFSSVPFDTYLFMFIVTISGIRLPQAIYNVTSNLSAGNAFLSMLMIGMVFECNFKKEQLVKVASMLGIRYLSAVIFALIIYFLVPFSVEIKHVLVILVFGPVSVLSPVFTGLCKSDEGLAGVVNSMCIPVSICIITFLIFFFQAA, via the coding sequence ATGGGGGAAATATTAATAAAAGCGTTTAGCTTTGTGCTTATTATCATACTAGGATATGTTTTTAAAAGAAGAGGTTTGTTTGAAAGTAAGGACTATAAGATTGTTACCAAAATAATTATGAATATTACTTTGCCATGCGCTCTTATTACTGGATTTGCAAATTTCAAAATGGATAATTCAATGCTTTTTATTATTTTATTTGGATTTTTAGCTAATATTATTATGTCATCAATAGGCTTTATTTTAGCGAGAAACAAAGACAATAAAGAAAAGGCTTTTAATATGCTTAACCTTGCAGGATACAATATAGGATGTTTTACACTTCCATATGTGCAAAGTTTTTTAGGACCATATGCAGTTGGAATAGCAAGTCTTTTTGATACTGGTAATTCGATAATGTGTACCGGAGGAACTTATGCGATTGCTTCAGGAATAGCAGGTGAAGGTGGAAAGCAAAGCATTAAAGGATTTCTGAAAAAAATGTTTTCGTCTGTACCTTTTGACACATATCTGTTTATGTTTATTGTAACAATATCGGGAATACGATTGCCACAAGCAATATATAATGTGACTTCAAATTTGAGTGCTGGGAATGCTTTTTTGTCCATGCTTATGATAGGTATGGTTTTTGAGTGCAATTTTAAAAAAGAACAATTAGTTAAAGTTGCATCAATGCTGGGAATTCGTTATTTAAGTGCTGTAATATTTGCTTTGATAATTTATTTCTTAGTACCTTTTTCGGTAGAGATAAAGCATGTTTTAGTAATACTAGTATTTGGTCCAGTTTCTGTTCTTTCGCCAGTATTCACGGGGTTATGCAAAAGTGATGAAGGATTAGCTGGGGTGGTAAATTCTATGTGCATTCCAGTAAGCATATGTATTATTACTTTTTTGATATTCTTTTTTCAGGCAGCATAG
- a CDS encoding exodeoxyribonuclease III — protein sequence MKKLISWNVNGLRACVNKGFLEYFKEADADIFCIQESKLQEGQIDLKLEGYKDYWNYAEKKGYSGTAVFTKEEPISVKNGIGISEHDTEGRVITLEFKEFYLVNVYTPNSKQGLERLDYRMVWEDVFRKYLKELEEKKPVIICGDLNVAHEDIDLKNPKANRKNAGFTDEERNKISELLEAGFIDTYRYFYPNTEGVYSWWSYRFNARGNNAGWRIDYFLASESLKDKLVDAKIHMNVMGSDHCPVEVMVNL from the coding sequence TTGAAAAAACTAATTTCATGGAATGTTAATGGATTGAGAGCCTGTGTTAATAAAGGCTTTTTAGAATATTTTAAAGAAGCCGATGCAGATATATTTTGTATACAAGAAAGTAAACTTCAAGAAGGCCAAATAGATTTAAAATTAGAAGGTTATAAAGATTATTGGAATTATGCAGAGAAAAAAGGATATTCAGGAACTGCTGTATTCACAAAAGAGGAACCTATTAGTGTAAAAAATGGAATTGGAATAAGTGAACATGATACTGAAGGGCGAGTTATAACGTTAGAATTTAAGGAATTTTATTTAGTTAATGTATATACTCCAAATTCTAAACAAGGTCTTGAGAGGCTTGATTATCGAATGGTTTGGGAAGATGTTTTTAGAAAATATTTAAAGGAACTGGAAGAGAAGAAACCAGTGATAATATGTGGGGATTTAAATGTTGCTCATGAGGATATTGATCTTAAAAATCCTAAAGCTAATAGAAAAAATGCTGGATTTACAGATGAAGAGAGAAATAAGATATCAGAGCTTTTAGAGGCAGGCTTTATAGATACTTATAGATATTTTTATCCTAATACAGAAGGAGTATATTCCTGGTGGTCATATAGATTTAATGCTAGAGGTAATAATGCTGGGTGGAGAATTGATTACTTTTTGGCATCAGAAAGTTTAAAAGATAAATTAGTAGATGCTAAAATTCATATGAATGTAATGGGATCAGATCACTGTCCTGTAGAAGTTATGGTTAATTTATAA